A genome region from Macaca nemestrina isolate mMacNem1 chromosome 15, mMacNem.hap1, whole genome shotgun sequence includes the following:
- the LOC105487215 gene encoding smoothelin isoform X1, giving the protein MVGMGAPGDLHAACPSTPAGTPSPRSRVPVRPPSLSWLEVTADLAERRRIRSAIRELQRQELEREEEALASKRFRAERQDNKENWLHSRQREAEQRAALARLAGQLESMNDVEELTALLRSAGEYEERKLIRAAIRRVRAQEIEAATLAGRLCSARPNSGLREDSKGRVAHRLEQCEVPEQEEQEQQTEVSKPTPTPEGTSQDVTTVTLLLRAPPGSTSSSPASASSSPTAASPEPPLEPAEAQCLTAEVPGAPEPPPSPPKTTSPEPQESPTLTSTEGQVVNKLLSGPKETPAAQSPTRGPSDTKRADVAGPRPCQRSLSVLSPHQPAQNRESTPLASRPSSFQRAGSVRDRVHKFTSDSPMAARLQDGTPRAALSPLTPARLVGPSLTSTTPASSSSGSSSRGRSDTSSRFSKEQQGVAQPLAQLQSCSQEEGPRGRGLAPRPLENGAGGPVARSEEPGAPLPVAVSTAEPGGSMKTTFTIEIKDGRGQASTGRVLLPTGNQRAELTLGLRAPPTLLSTSSGGKSTITRVNSPGTLARLGSVTHVTSFSHAPPSSRGGCSVKMEPEPAEPPSAAVEAANGAEQTRVNKAPEGRSPLSAEELMTIEDEGVLDKMLDQSTDFEERKLIRAALRELRQRKRDQRDKERERRLQEARGRPGEGRGNTATETTTRHSQRAADGSAVSTVTKTERLVHSNDGTRTARTTTVESSFVRRSENGSGSTMMQTKTFSSSSSSKKMGSIFDREDQTSPRAGSLAALEKRQAEKKKELMKAQSLPKTSASQARKAMIEKLEKEGAAGSPGGPRAAVQRSTSFGVPNANSIKQMLLDWCRAKTRGYEHVDIQNFSSSWSDGMAFCALVHNFFPEAFDYGQLSPQNRRQNFEVAFSSAEMLVDCVPLVEVEDMMIMGKKPDPKCVFTYVQSLYNHLRRHELRLRGKNV; this is encoded by the exons ATGGTCGGAATGGGGGCGCCTGGGGACTTGCACGCCGCGTGCCCCTCCACACCAGCCGGGACGCCCTCCCCTCGGTCCCGAGTTCCAGTTCGACCTCCGTCACTCAGCTGG CTGGAGGTCACAGCAGATCTGGCAGAGCGGCGGCGCATCCGCTCAGCCATCCGGGAACTGCAGCGGCaggagctggagcgcgaggaggAGGCCCTGGCATCCAAGCGTTTCCGTGCCGAGCGGCAGGACAACAAGGAGAACTGGCTGCA CTCTCGGCAGCGGGAAGCTGAGCAGCGGGCTGCGCTGGCACGGCTGGCAGGGCAGCTGGAGTCCATGAACGATGTAGAGGAATTGACTGCACTG TTGCGAAGCGCTGGTGAGTATGAGGAGCGCAAGCTGATCCGAGCTGCCATCCGCCGCGTACGGGCTCAGGAGATTGAGG CTGCCACCTTGGCTGGGAGGTTGTGCAGCGCGCGTCCCAACAGTGGCTTAAGAGAGGACAGCAAGGGGCGAGTGGCACACAGGCTGGAACAGTGTGAG GTGCCAGAGCAAGAGGAACAGGAACAGCAGACAGAGGTCTCAAAGCCAACTCCCACCCCTGAAGGCACCAGCCAGGATGTGACCACAGTGACACTCCTGCTGCGAGCCCCACCTGGGAGCACATCCagctcacctgcctcagccagcaGTTCACCCACCGCTGCCTCTCCTGAGCCTCCATTGGAGCCTGCCGAGGCCCAGTGCCTTACAGCCGAGGTTCCAGGCGCCCCAGAGCCACCCCCCAGCCCACCCAAGACCACCAGCCCTGAGCCTCAGGAGTCTCCAACGCTCACCAGCACTGAGGGCCAGGTGGTCAACAAG CTTCTGTCTGGCCCTAAAGAGACCCCTGCTGCCCAGAGCCCCACCAGAGGCCCTTCTGACACCAAGAGAGCAG ACGTGGCTGGACCCCGACCCTGCCAACGCTCCCTGTCGGTGCTCAGCCCCCACCAGCCAGCCCAGAACCGAG AGTCCACCCCCCTTGCCAGCAGACCTTCCTCGTTCCAGCGGGCTGGCTCTGTGCGGGACCGTGTCCACAAGTTCACATCAGATTCTCCTATGGCTGCTAGGCTCCAGGATGGCACACCCCGGGCTGCCCTAAGTCCCCTGACCCCCGCAAGGCTCGTGGGCCCCTCCCTCACCAGTAccacccctgcctcctcctccagcgGCTCCTCCTCTCGGGGCCGCAGTGATACCTCCTCCCGGTTCAGCAAGGAGCAACAAGGAGTAGCCCAGCCCCTGGCCCAGCTTCAAAGCTGCTCCCAGGAGGAGGGCCCCAGGGGGCGGGGCTTGGCTCCCAGGCCCCTTGAAAACGGAGCAGGGGGGCCTGTGGCACGTTCAGAGGAGCCTGGTGCCCCATTGCCCGTGGCCGTCAGCACTGCCGAGCCAGGGGGCAGTATGAAGACTACATTCACCATCGAGATCAAGGATGGCCGTGGCCAGGCCTCCACAGGCCGCGTGCTGCTGCCCACAGGCAACCAGAGGGCAG AACTGACACTGGGGCTGCGGGCGCCCCCGACCCTACTCAGCACCAGTAGTGGGGGCAAGAGCACCATCACTCGTGTCAACAGCCCTGGGACCCTGGCTCGGCTGGGCAGTGTCACTCATGTCACCAGCTTCAGCCATGCCCCCCCCAGTAGCCGAGGAGGCTGCAGCGTCAAG ATGGAACCAGAGCCAGCAGAGCCTCCCTCTGCAGCAGTGGAAGCAGCCAATGGGGCCGAGCAGACCCGAGTGAACAAAGCACCAGAGGGGCGGAGCCCTCTGAGCGCTGAGGAGCTGATGACTATTGAGGACGAAGGAGTCTTGGACAAAATG CTGGATCAGAGCACGGACTTTGAAGAGCGGAAGCTCATCCGGGCTGCACTTCGTGAGCTCCGACAAAGGAAGAGAG ACCAGCGGGACAAGGAGCGGGAACGGCGGCTGCAGGAGGCACGGGGCCGGCCAGGGGAGGGCCGCGGCAACACGGCCACTGAGACCACCACGAGGCACAGCCAGCGGGCAGCTGATGGCTCTGCTGTCAGCACTGTTACCAAGACTGAGCGGCTCGTCCACTCCA ATGATGGCACACGGACGGCCCGCACCACCACAGTGGAGTCAAGTTTCGTGAGGCGCTCGGAGA ATGGCAGTGGCAGCACCATGATGCAAACCAAgaccttctcctcttcctcctcatccaAGAAGATGGGCAG CATCTTCGACCGCGAGGACCAGACCAGCCCACGGGCCGGCAGCCTGGCGGCGCTTGAGAAACGCCAGGCCGAGAAGAAGAAAGAGCTGATGAAGGCGCAGAGTCTGCCCaagacctcagcctcccaggcgcGCAAGGCCATGATTGAGAAGTTGGAGAAGGAGGGCGCGGCCGG CAGCCCTGGCGGACCCCGCGCAGCCGTGCAGCGATCCACCAGCTTCGGGGTCCCCAACGCCAACAGCATCAAGCAGATGCTGCTGGACTGGTGCCGAGCCAAGACTCGCGGCTACGAG CATGTCGACATCCAGAACTTCTCCTCCAGCTGGAGTGATGGGATGGCCTTCTGTGCCCTGGTGCACAACTTCTTCCCTGAGGCCTTCGACTATGGGCAGCTTAGCCCTCAGAACCGACGCCAGAACTTCGAGGTGGCCTTCTCATCTGCGGA
- the LOC105487215 gene encoding smoothelin isoform X8 — MNDVEELTALLRSAGEYEERKLIRAAIRRVRAQEIEAATLAGRLCSARPNSGLREDSKGRVAHRLEQCEVPEQEEQEQQTEVSKPTPTPEGTSQDVTTVTLLLRAPPGSTSSSPASASSSPTAASPEPPLEPAEAQCLTAEVPGAPEPPPSPPKTTSPEPQESPTLTSTEGQVVNKLLSGPKETPAAQSPTRGPSDTKRADVAGPRPCQRSLSVLSPHQPAQNRESTPLASRPSSFQRAGSVRDRVHKFTSDSPMAARLQDGTPRAALSPLTPARLVGPSLTSTTPASSSSGSSSRGRSDTSSRFSKEQQGVAQPLAQLQSCSQEEGPRGRGLAPRPLENGAGGPVARSEEPGAPLPVAVSTAEPGGSMKTTFTIEIKDGRGQASTGRVLLPTGNQRAELTLGLRAPPTLLSTSSGGKSTITRVNSPGTLARLGSVTHVTSFSHAPPSSRGGCSVKMEPEPAEPPSAAVEAANGAEQTRVNKAPEGRSPLSAEELMTIEDEGVLDKMLDQSTDFEERKLIRAALRELRQRKRDQRDKERERRLQEARGRPGEGRGNTATETTTRHSQRAADGSAVSTVTKTERLVHSNDGTRTARTTTVESSFVRRSENGSGSTMMQTKTFSSSSSSKKMGSIFDREDQTSPRAGSLAALEKRQAEKKKELMKAQSLPKTSASQARKAMIEKLEKEGAAGSPGGPRAAVQRSTSFGVPNANSIKQMLLDWCRAKTRGYEHVDIQNFSSSWSDGMAFCALVHNFFPEAFDYGQLSPQNRRQNFEVAFSSAEMLVDCVPLVEVEDMMIMGKKPDPKCVFTYVQSLYNHLRRHELRLRGKNV; from the exons ATGAACGATGTAGAGGAATTGACTGCACTG TTGCGAAGCGCTGGTGAGTATGAGGAGCGCAAGCTGATCCGAGCTGCCATCCGCCGCGTACGGGCTCAGGAGATTGAGG CTGCCACCTTGGCTGGGAGGTTGTGCAGCGCGCGTCCCAACAGTGGCTTAAGAGAGGACAGCAAGGGGCGAGTGGCACACAGGCTGGAACAGTGTGAG GTGCCAGAGCAAGAGGAACAGGAACAGCAGACAGAGGTCTCAAAGCCAACTCCCACCCCTGAAGGCACCAGCCAGGATGTGACCACAGTGACACTCCTGCTGCGAGCCCCACCTGGGAGCACATCCagctcacctgcctcagccagcaGTTCACCCACCGCTGCCTCTCCTGAGCCTCCATTGGAGCCTGCCGAGGCCCAGTGCCTTACAGCCGAGGTTCCAGGCGCCCCAGAGCCACCCCCCAGCCCACCCAAGACCACCAGCCCTGAGCCTCAGGAGTCTCCAACGCTCACCAGCACTGAGGGCCAGGTGGTCAACAAG CTTCTGTCTGGCCCTAAAGAGACCCCTGCTGCCCAGAGCCCCACCAGAGGCCCTTCTGACACCAAGAGAGCAG ACGTGGCTGGACCCCGACCCTGCCAACGCTCCCTGTCGGTGCTCAGCCCCCACCAGCCAGCCCAGAACCGAG AGTCCACCCCCCTTGCCAGCAGACCTTCCTCGTTCCAGCGGGCTGGCTCTGTGCGGGACCGTGTCCACAAGTTCACATCAGATTCTCCTATGGCTGCTAGGCTCCAGGATGGCACACCCCGGGCTGCCCTAAGTCCCCTGACCCCCGCAAGGCTCGTGGGCCCCTCCCTCACCAGTAccacccctgcctcctcctccagcgGCTCCTCCTCTCGGGGCCGCAGTGATACCTCCTCCCGGTTCAGCAAGGAGCAACAAGGAGTAGCCCAGCCCCTGGCCCAGCTTCAAAGCTGCTCCCAGGAGGAGGGCCCCAGGGGGCGGGGCTTGGCTCCCAGGCCCCTTGAAAACGGAGCAGGGGGGCCTGTGGCACGTTCAGAGGAGCCTGGTGCCCCATTGCCCGTGGCCGTCAGCACTGCCGAGCCAGGGGGCAGTATGAAGACTACATTCACCATCGAGATCAAGGATGGCCGTGGCCAGGCCTCCACAGGCCGCGTGCTGCTGCCCACAGGCAACCAGAGGGCAG AACTGACACTGGGGCTGCGGGCGCCCCCGACCCTACTCAGCACCAGTAGTGGGGGCAAGAGCACCATCACTCGTGTCAACAGCCCTGGGACCCTGGCTCGGCTGGGCAGTGTCACTCATGTCACCAGCTTCAGCCATGCCCCCCCCAGTAGCCGAGGAGGCTGCAGCGTCAAG ATGGAACCAGAGCCAGCAGAGCCTCCCTCTGCAGCAGTGGAAGCAGCCAATGGGGCCGAGCAGACCCGAGTGAACAAAGCACCAGAGGGGCGGAGCCCTCTGAGCGCTGAGGAGCTGATGACTATTGAGGACGAAGGAGTCTTGGACAAAATG CTGGATCAGAGCACGGACTTTGAAGAGCGGAAGCTCATCCGGGCTGCACTTCGTGAGCTCCGACAAAGGAAGAGAG ACCAGCGGGACAAGGAGCGGGAACGGCGGCTGCAGGAGGCACGGGGCCGGCCAGGGGAGGGCCGCGGCAACACGGCCACTGAGACCACCACGAGGCACAGCCAGCGGGCAGCTGATGGCTCTGCTGTCAGCACTGTTACCAAGACTGAGCGGCTCGTCCACTCCA ATGATGGCACACGGACGGCCCGCACCACCACAGTGGAGTCAAGTTTCGTGAGGCGCTCGGAGA ATGGCAGTGGCAGCACCATGATGCAAACCAAgaccttctcctcttcctcctcatccaAGAAGATGGGCAG CATCTTCGACCGCGAGGACCAGACCAGCCCACGGGCCGGCAGCCTGGCGGCGCTTGAGAAACGCCAGGCCGAGAAGAAGAAAGAGCTGATGAAGGCGCAGAGTCTGCCCaagacctcagcctcccaggcgcGCAAGGCCATGATTGAGAAGTTGGAGAAGGAGGGCGCGGCCGG CAGCCCTGGCGGACCCCGCGCAGCCGTGCAGCGATCCACCAGCTTCGGGGTCCCCAACGCCAACAGCATCAAGCAGATGCTGCTGGACTGGTGCCGAGCCAAGACTCGCGGCTACGAG CATGTCGACATCCAGAACTTCTCCTCCAGCTGGAGTGATGGGATGGCCTTCTGTGCCCTGGTGCACAACTTCTTCCCTGAGGCCTTCGACTATGGGCAGCTTAGCCCTCAGAACCGACGCCAGAACTTCGAGGTGGCCTTCTCATCTGCGGA